One segment of Streptomyces sp. XD-27 DNA contains the following:
- a CDS encoding aminoglycoside phosphotransferase family protein, translating into MHPDEADIGISLVRRLLAAQFPRWADLPVAPVGSVGTANAMYRLGPDMVVRLPRIAGAAADVAKEHRWLPRLAPPLPVAIPVPLGEGVPAEGYPYPWSVYRWLEGETPAAHSMAEPGAFARGLAEFVTALRRIDPADAPPAYRSEPLAARDAATRAALEKLRGVVDSGAAAAAWESALRAPAWPGPPVWIHADLQPGNLLAARGRLSAVIDFGCAGVGDPAVDLIAAWYVLPADARGVFRAAVGADDAMWARGRGWALSIALMELSYYRDTHPVMATTARHVIGELLRSG; encoded by the coding sequence ATGCATCCCGACGAGGCGGACATCGGCATATCCCTCGTGCGCCGGTTGCTCGCCGCGCAGTTCCCGCGGTGGGCGGACCTGCCCGTCGCGCCGGTCGGCTCGGTCGGCACGGCCAACGCGATGTACCGGCTCGGCCCGGACATGGTCGTGCGGCTCCCCCGCATCGCGGGGGCCGCCGCCGACGTGGCGAAGGAGCACCGGTGGCTGCCGCGGCTCGCCCCGCCGCTTCCCGTCGCCATCCCCGTGCCGCTGGGCGAGGGCGTGCCCGCCGAGGGCTACCCGTACCCGTGGTCCGTCTACCGCTGGCTGGAGGGCGAGACACCGGCCGCCCACAGCATGGCGGAACCGGGCGCGTTCGCGAGGGGCTTGGCGGAGTTCGTCACCGCGCTGCGCCGGATCGACCCCGCGGACGCGCCTCCCGCGTACCGCAGCGAGCCCTTGGCGGCACGAGACGCCGCGACGCGGGCCGCGCTGGAGAAGCTGCGCGGAGTCGTCGACTCCGGCGCGGCCGCCGCCGCGTGGGAGTCGGCCCTGCGGGCACCCGCGTGGCCCGGCCCGCCCGTCTGGATCCACGCGGACCTGCAACCGGGGAACCTGCTGGCCGCCCGTGGCCGGCTCAGCGCCGTCATCGACTTCGGGTGCGCGGGCGTGGGCGATCCCGCCGTGGACCTGATCGCGGCGTGGTACGTCCTGCCCGCCGACGCGCGCGGCGTCTTCCGGGCCGCCGTGGGGGCCGATGACGCGATGTGGGCGCGAGGCCGCGGCTGGGCGTTGTCGATCGCGCTCATGGAGCTCTCGTACTACCGGGACACGCATCCGGTCATGGCGACCACCGCACGGCATGTCATCGGGGAACTCCTGCGATCAGGGTGA
- a CDS encoding alpha/beta fold hydrolase, whose product MSTSTPALPTSSLGRVVRGTGPGLLLAHGAGGGVEPNYGPILAGLAEGRTVVGPDFPGTGRTPRRSTPLTLDGLADELVATAVEEGVESFAIAGYSLGAAVAVRAATRHPERVTALVLTAGFARPNPRFLLAVQLWRELLQAGDAARLAAFAALIGMGAPALDALPQDTLDAALKQAAATIPPGTADHLDLVERVDVRGDLAQITAPTLVVSTTHDSLVTPFHHRELAEGIPGARLSELATGHLPFAERQEEWLAMMREFLAEVGP is encoded by the coding sequence ATGTCCACGTCCACCCCTGCCCTTCCGACCTCCTCGCTCGGCCGCGTCGTCCGTGGTACGGGCCCCGGTCTGCTGCTCGCACACGGCGCGGGCGGGGGCGTCGAGCCCAACTACGGACCGATACTGGCCGGGCTGGCCGAGGGCCGCACCGTGGTCGGGCCCGACTTCCCGGGGACGGGCCGTACCCCGCGGAGGAGCACCCCGCTGACGCTGGACGGGCTGGCCGACGAACTGGTCGCCACCGCCGTGGAGGAGGGCGTGGAGTCGTTCGCGATCGCCGGGTACTCCCTGGGCGCCGCGGTGGCCGTGCGCGCGGCCACCCGCCACCCCGAACGCGTCACGGCCCTCGTCCTCACCGCGGGCTTCGCCCGGCCGAACCCGCGCTTCCTTCTCGCGGTACAGCTGTGGCGGGAGCTCCTCCAGGCAGGCGACGCCGCTCGACTGGCGGCCTTCGCGGCCCTGATCGGCATGGGCGCGCCGGCCCTGGACGCCCTCCCTCAGGACACCCTCGACGCCGCCCTCAAGCAGGCCGCGGCGACCATCCCGCCCGGCACGGCGGACCATCTCGACCTGGTCGAGCGCGTCGACGTACGCGGCGACCTCGCGCAGATCACGGCGCCGACGCTCGTCGTCTCGACGACGCACGACAGCCTGGTCACGCCCTTCCACCACCGGGAACTCGCCGAGGGCATCCCCGGCGCCCGCCTGAGCGAACTGGCCACCGGCCACCTGCCGTTCGCGGAGCGCCAGGAGGAGTGGCTGGCGATGATGCGGGAGTTCCTCGCCGAGGTCGGCCCCTGA
- a CDS encoding cupin domain-containing protein yields the protein MTTHEGARSALSADGNRPLGDRVHHVRAGELDGHAAISGGTVGSTNLWMGLVENPPLSATDNHHHGASEAGIYVVSGHPVFVFHDGTQEVRISAGPGDFLLVPPFVPHREENPDPDEPVVVVIARTTQEPIKVSVPELYHVLAEEPDAAAP from the coding sequence ATGACCACCCACGAAGGCGCCCGTTCCGCGCTGAGCGCCGACGGCAACCGGCCGCTGGGCGACCGCGTCCACCACGTCCGAGCCGGTGAGTTGGACGGCCATGCCGCCATCAGCGGCGGCACGGTCGGCTCGACGAACCTCTGGATGGGCCTTGTGGAGAATCCGCCCCTGAGCGCGACGGACAACCACCATCACGGCGCGTCGGAGGCGGGGATCTACGTGGTCAGCGGCCACCCCGTGTTCGTCTTCCACGACGGCACACAGGAGGTGCGGATCTCCGCCGGTCCCGGCGACTTCCTGCTGGTCCCCCCGTTCGTCCCGCACCGCGAGGAGAACCCCGATCCGGACGAGCCCGTGGTCGTCGTGATCGCACGGACCACGCAGGAGCCGATCAAGGTCTCCGTTCCCGAGCTGTACCACGTCCTCGCGGAGGAGCCGGACGCGGCGGCCCCGTGA
- a CDS encoding nuclear transport factor 2 family protein: MTTSPTLDSMTVLTGMYAAEAEYLAAGGPGQAPFALLAPFFAPDVVLHQADALPYGGTWRGHAGMERFFVMMSQVWETFDMAEQEFLATGETAVVLTRVRARARATGRELTFPILQTIKVTDGRIANVRPFYWDTAAIADACAVPPRAAQDRP, translated from the coding sequence ATGACCACTTCACCCACCCTCGACTCGATGACCGTCCTGACCGGCATGTACGCGGCCGAGGCGGAATACCTGGCAGCCGGAGGCCCGGGCCAGGCCCCGTTCGCTCTGCTCGCCCCTTTCTTCGCGCCCGATGTCGTACTGCACCAGGCCGACGCTCTGCCCTATGGCGGAACCTGGCGTGGACACGCGGGCATGGAACGGTTCTTCGTCATGATGAGCCAGGTGTGGGAAACCTTCGACATGGCGGAGCAGGAGTTCCTCGCGACGGGCGAGACCGCGGTGGTCCTCACCCGGGTCCGCGCCCGCGCCCGTGCCACCGGCCGCGAGCTCACGTTCCCGATCCTTCAGACGATCAAGGTCACGGACGGCCGGATCGCCAACGTCCGTCCCTTCTACTGGGACACCGCGGCGATCGCAGACGCCTGCGCGGTACCGCCACGGGCCGCCCAGGACCGGCCGTAA